One segment of Pseudoalteromonas rubra DNA contains the following:
- the trmD gene encoding tRNA (guanosine(37)-N1)-methyltransferase TrmD — protein sequence MSEQQKLWVGVISLFPEMFDAVTQQGVTGRAVKNGLIDFHCWNPRDYALDKHRTVDDRPYGGGPGMLMMVEPLKQAILDAKQAAGEGAKVIYMSPQGRKLDQQGAAELAQSEKLILVAGRYEGIDERIIESYVDEEWSIGDFILSGGELPAMTLIDAVARLVPGVLGHNQSAEQDSFSDGLLDCPHYTRPETLDGKQVPAVLLSGNHQAIAEWRLKQSLGRTWLRRPDLLRNLALTEEQVRLLAEFQQEHEACG from the coding sequence ATGAGTGAACAGCAAAAACTATGGGTTGGGGTGATCTCACTCTTTCCTGAAATGTTTGACGCGGTAACTCAGCAAGGTGTAACCGGTCGGGCCGTAAAAAACGGTTTGATCGACTTTCACTGCTGGAACCCGAGAGACTATGCGCTAGATAAACACAGAACCGTTGATGATCGACCTTATGGTGGTGGTCCGGGGATGTTGATGATGGTCGAGCCTCTCAAGCAAGCGATCCTTGACGCCAAACAGGCGGCGGGGGAGGGCGCTAAAGTAATTTATATGTCTCCACAAGGGCGGAAGTTAGATCAACAAGGTGCGGCCGAGCTGGCTCAATCCGAAAAGTTGATTTTAGTCGCTGGTCGCTACGAAGGTATAGACGAGCGGATCATCGAGTCGTATGTCGACGAAGAATGGTCCATCGGGGATTTTATATTAAGTGGGGGTGAACTGCCTGCCATGACATTGATCGACGCAGTTGCGCGATTGGTGCCAGGTGTGCTGGGACACAACCAGTCTGCAGAACAAGATTCGTTTTCAGACGGCTTATTAGATTGTCCACACTATACTCGGCCAGAAACGTTGGATGGAAAACAGGTGCCTGCTGTATTACTCAGTGGAAACCACCAAGCGATAGCCGAGTGGCGCTTAAAGCAGTCACTGGGTAGAACTTGGTTACGCCGTCCAGACTTGTTGCGTAACCTAGCTCTGACTGAGGAGCAAGTACGTTTGCTTGCTGAATTTCAGCAAGAACATGAAGCTTGTGGCTAG
- a CDS encoding TonB-dependent hemoglobin/transferrin/lactoferrin family receptor produces MTLKHSSIALGIVAALLGTTDAKADEFEKSAEVIVVSGSRIAQKLSDVTGSVSVVTEQAMEQEASIDLATALRYQTGMSTQGSAGNAQAITVRGIGGNRVVYIKDGRRLNDAYQGGQGLLIGRGYLDVEGVRQIEIAKGAASSLYGSDALGGIVVISTKSPTDYLAGSTRYAHLSAGFHGASDEQSLNGVFATRLGEHAISAQLTRREGEQTHNYDESLPNSDYTATAAVLKGELALDTQSSLLITLDYYKQKTDQVLAVQRNETAEINDSLAVSALYKSSAATKLFDNLEAQVYLSDYEQTSDQVRTGADRAGPYVDNNDYRFEQTIIGTRLVLDKQLNLSNVQHQLVYGFDVDRYETQRPRYKSRRTLQGDLVKDREAQKAFPGADTTLLGIFVQDNVAVIPDKLTVNAGLRLDSYRMTPKDNALYTEGAFEKINETAFSPKLGAVYSITENLNLVGQYARGFKIPPHDQAYQSHGVEPFYQIMPNSDLDPEYSDSLELGLRGHFDNSQFSVAVFHSTFDDFIANQLIRTEPTFIPNVSKQVFQYQNIEEVKIKGIEANMTLWLDEQIALDSGLTYLHGKNAQTDEYIESLSPLNGFVKARYDSDNWSVTTALRAASNMDKVPSDTKIKTAGWATVDVFADYQWHNWKVNMGVFNLLDKEYVQYERVAGSALDTDLSQYTMPGRYLAAKVKVTF; encoded by the coding sequence ATGACTCTAAAGCACAGCAGTATTGCGCTTGGTATAGTGGCGGCGCTTCTTGGTACAACCGATGCAAAGGCCGATGAATTTGAAAAGTCCGCTGAGGTTATTGTCGTTAGTGGTTCGCGGATCGCGCAAAAGCTATCGGATGTGACAGGCAGTGTCAGCGTGGTGACAGAGCAGGCCATGGAACAGGAAGCCAGTATTGACCTGGCAACAGCGCTTCGCTACCAGACAGGCATGAGCACGCAAGGCAGTGCGGGCAATGCGCAGGCGATTACTGTACGTGGGATTGGCGGTAACCGGGTCGTGTATATTAAAGATGGCCGTCGTCTCAATGATGCATACCAAGGGGGGCAGGGGCTGTTGATTGGGCGTGGCTATCTGGATGTAGAAGGTGTCAGACAAATTGAAATCGCCAAAGGGGCTGCCTCTTCATTATATGGCTCCGACGCACTGGGTGGCATTGTCGTCATATCCACTAAGTCGCCCACTGACTACCTGGCAGGCAGCACCCGTTATGCGCACCTGAGCGCTGGCTTTCATGGTGCCAGTGACGAGCAGAGTCTCAATGGTGTATTCGCAACACGTTTGGGTGAACATGCGATATCAGCCCAACTAACCCGCCGTGAGGGCGAGCAGACACATAACTATGACGAATCTCTTCCGAACTCCGACTACACTGCGACTGCTGCGGTGCTCAAAGGTGAGCTCGCGTTGGATACACAGTCCAGTTTATTGATCACGCTGGACTACTATAAACAGAAAACCGATCAGGTGCTGGCAGTACAGCGCAATGAAACGGCTGAGATTAATGATAGTCTGGCGGTGTCGGCGCTGTATAAAAGCAGTGCAGCAACTAAGCTGTTCGATAATCTTGAAGCGCAGGTTTACCTTAGTGATTATGAACAAACAAGTGATCAAGTTCGCACAGGTGCAGATCGCGCCGGACCGTATGTGGATAATAATGACTACCGGTTTGAGCAAACCATTATTGGCACCCGCCTGGTACTCGACAAGCAGCTTAACCTGAGCAATGTGCAGCATCAGCTGGTGTATGGCTTCGATGTTGATCGTTATGAAACGCAGCGCCCTCGTTATAAATCACGGCGCACGCTGCAAGGTGACCTGGTGAAAGATCGCGAAGCGCAAAAAGCTTTTCCAGGTGCAGATACTACGCTGCTGGGGATATTTGTGCAGGACAATGTGGCGGTGATCCCCGATAAGCTGACGGTGAATGCCGGGCTGCGTCTCGATAGCTACCGGATGACGCCAAAAGACAATGCGCTATACACAGAAGGCGCCTTTGAAAAAATCAATGAAACTGCGTTTTCACCTAAGCTTGGGGCTGTGTACAGCATCACTGAGAATCTGAATCTGGTCGGTCAATATGCGAGAGGGTTTAAGATCCCACCACATGACCAGGCTTATCAGAGTCACGGCGTTGAGCCATTTTATCAAATCATGCCTAATTCAGACCTGGATCCAGAATATAGTGATAGCCTGGAGCTCGGCCTAAGAGGGCACTTTGATAACAGCCAGTTTTCAGTGGCTGTATTTCACTCGACTTTCGATGATTTTATTGCCAATCAGCTGATCCGCACTGAGCCCACCTTTATTCCAAATGTCAGTAAGCAGGTATTCCAGTATCAAAATATTGAGGAAGTTAAAATCAAAGGGATAGAAGCGAATATGACTCTGTGGCTGGATGAGCAGATTGCCTTAGACAGTGGCCTGACTTATCTGCATGGGAAAAACGCACAAACCGATGAGTATATAGAGTCTTTGAGTCCCCTTAATGGATTTGTGAAAGCGCGTTATGACTCTGACAACTGGTCGGTGACCACCGCGCTGCGCGCTGCCAGTAACATGGACAAAGTGCCTTCCGATACTAAAATTAAAACGGCTGGCTGGGCTACCGTTGACGTGTTCGCTGATTATCAATGGCACAACTGGAAAGTGAATATGGGCGTGTTTAACTTGCTGGACAAAGAATATGTGCAGTACGAGCGTGTCGCGGGCAGTGCCTTGGACACGGACTTGTCTCAGTACACCATGCCAGGGCGATATCTGGCGGCTAAAGTGAAAGTGACCTTCTGA
- the tyrA gene encoding bifunctional chorismate mutase/prephenate dehydrogenase: protein MSQTSELSLLREKIDACDSALVDLLAQRRELTEQVGKIKQASGAPLHVPQREASLIEARRAQAERKGVNPDLVEDILRRMMREAYENQQSELACAAPQLSPVVIVGGAGAMGQLFARQLQRSGYEVRVLDKAQQADQASILADARLVLLSVPINALEQVIQDLPALPDECILADITSVKQAPLQAMMKKHPGPVVGLHPMFGPDISHWVKQTVVVCDGRGNEVYQGLLEQLQIWGCHLANMAAKKHDQAMQIIQVMRHLTTFVYGQFLARQCHTLEELRSCSSPIYQLELMMVGRLFAQSGELYTDIMLAQFDEVEGLLASYQDTFEQTLTRLQAGDKAALMAAFEEAKGYFSDSAQTFLRQSRGLLNKANDAKVIS, encoded by the coding sequence ATGAGTCAAACATCTGAACTATCCTTGCTCAGGGAAAAAATTGACGCGTGTGACAGCGCGTTAGTTGACCTGCTCGCGCAGCGGCGTGAGCTCACTGAACAGGTAGGGAAAATTAAACAAGCCTCCGGGGCACCACTGCATGTACCGCAACGGGAAGCAAGCCTGATTGAGGCACGGCGAGCACAGGCTGAGCGCAAAGGGGTAAACCCGGATCTGGTTGAAGACATTTTGCGCCGTATGATGCGTGAGGCTTATGAAAATCAGCAAAGTGAATTGGCATGTGCAGCGCCGCAATTATCCCCTGTGGTGATTGTTGGTGGCGCAGGTGCTATGGGCCAACTTTTTGCTCGCCAGTTGCAACGCTCTGGGTACGAAGTACGGGTGCTTGATAAGGCACAGCAGGCCGATCAAGCAAGCATCCTTGCAGACGCTAGATTGGTATTGTTGAGTGTCCCCATCAATGCCTTGGAGCAAGTGATCCAGGACCTGCCAGCACTGCCTGATGAGTGTATACTCGCTGACATTACATCGGTTAAACAAGCCCCGCTACAGGCAATGATGAAAAAGCATCCCGGACCTGTGGTCGGATTACACCCGATGTTTGGACCAGATATTTCACACTGGGTTAAACAAACTGTTGTGGTGTGCGACGGGCGTGGGAATGAAGTTTACCAGGGACTGCTTGAACAATTACAGATCTGGGGCTGTCATTTGGCCAATATGGCTGCTAAAAAACACGATCAGGCAATGCAGATTATTCAGGTTATGCGCCACCTGACTACTTTTGTATATGGTCAGTTTTTGGCCCGGCAATGCCATACCCTGGAAGAACTGAGAAGCTGCTCATCACCAATTTACCAGTTAGAACTCATGATGGTCGGGCGCTTGTTCGCGCAATCAGGGGAACTCTATACCGATATTATGCTGGCCCAATTTGATGAGGTCGAAGGGTTGCTTGCGAGCTATCAGGATACGTTTGAGCAAACCCTAACCAGGTTGCAGGCTGGGGACAAAGCCGCCTTAATGGCCGCTTTTGAAGAAGCGAAGGGTTATTTCTCGGACAGTGCCCAAACCTTTTTGCGCCAAAGCCGTGGTTTGCTCAATAAGGCCAACGACGCCAAGGTCATTTCATAA
- a CDS encoding chorismate mutase, with translation MTQDTLDALRKDINEIDSELLILLAKRRRLSHSVLEYKITNNKPIRDEARELALLEKLINYGKSLGLDPFYINNVFQVILEDSVLNQQAMLQKSLNPESLSDTHKVAYLGGQGSYSQLACHKYFSRRPGTLIELGCQTFLDITQSVEKGQADYGILPIENTSSGSINEVFDLLQHAQVSIIGEVTHSVEHCLLAQEGTTLKDINKIFAHHQPFAQCSRFLEGLGDLTQEACDSTSSALKLAADTPNSAAIGSAQAGKGFGLEVLKTGLANQAENHSRFIVVARQPLQVSTQIPTKTSLIMATKQKVGSLADALMVFKEHNINMTKLESRPVPGNPWEEVFYVDLQANVADKLVQSALESLKEHTQFVRILGCYQSESLQAVEVV, from the coding sequence ATGACACAAGATACTTTGGATGCTCTGCGTAAAGACATCAACGAAATTGACTCTGAGCTGCTTATTCTGCTGGCAAAACGCCGCAGACTAAGCCATAGCGTATTGGAATATAAGATAACCAATAACAAACCGATCCGCGACGAAGCCCGTGAGCTTGCGCTACTTGAAAAGCTCATCAACTATGGTAAATCTCTTGGTCTGGACCCTTTTTATATTAATAATGTTTTTCAGGTTATCCTGGAAGATTCAGTATTAAACCAGCAAGCGATGCTACAAAAGAGCCTGAACCCAGAGTCGTTGAGCGATACACATAAAGTAGCTTATCTCGGCGGACAAGGATCATACAGCCAGCTTGCCTGTCATAAATATTTTAGCCGTCGTCCAGGTACCCTGATCGAACTGGGATGCCAGACATTTTTAGATATCACTCAGTCTGTAGAAAAAGGTCAGGCTGATTACGGTATTTTACCCATTGAAAACACTAGCTCTGGCAGTATCAATGAGGTCTTTGATTTGCTCCAGCACGCTCAGGTTTCCATTATTGGTGAGGTGACGCACAGTGTGGAACATTGTTTACTGGCGCAAGAAGGCACAACGCTCAAAGACATCAACAAGATCTTTGCTCATCACCAACCCTTCGCGCAATGTAGTCGCTTCCTGGAAGGGCTTGGCGACCTGACACAAGAAGCGTGCGATTCCACGTCCAGTGCGCTAAAACTGGCAGCCGATACACCGAATAGTGCAGCCATTGGCTCAGCACAGGCCGGGAAAGGATTTGGCTTGGAAGTGCTCAAAACAGGCCTCGCGAACCAGGCTGAAAATCATAGCCGTTTTATTGTCGTTGCACGCCAGCCACTGCAAGTATCGACACAGATCCCGACCAAAACCAGCCTGATCATGGCAACCAAACAAAAAGTCGGCTCGCTAGCCGATGCCCTGATGGTTTTCAAAGAGCACAACATTAATATGACTAAACTGGAATCACGTCCGGTACCAGGTAACCCCTGGGAGGAAGTCTTTTACGTTGACCTGCAGGCCAATGTCGCCGATAAACTGGTTCAAAGTGCTCTGGAGTCGCTAAAAGAGCATACTCAGTTCGTGCGCATTCTCGGCTGCTATCAAAGCGAATCTTTGCAGGCTGTTGAAGTTGTATAA
- the rplS gene encoding 50S ribosomal protein L19 — protein sequence MAKVNQNIIKALEEEQLKKDVPAFGAGDTVVVQVRVKEGDKERLQAFEGVVIAKRNRGLHSAFTVRKISNGEGVERVFQTHSPLVSSIAVKRRGAVRRAKLYYLRERSGKSARIKEKLN from the coding sequence ATGGCAAAAGTAAACCAAAATATTATTAAAGCGCTTGAAGAAGAGCAGCTTAAAAAAGACGTACCTGCGTTCGGCGCTGGTGACACAGTTGTTGTTCAGGTACGCGTTAAAGAAGGTGACAAAGAGCGTCTACAGGCCTTTGAAGGTGTTGTAATCGCTAAGCGTAATCGTGGTCTTCACTCTGCATTCACAGTTCGTAAAATCTCGAACGGTGAAGGTGTAGAGCGTGTATTCCAAACGCACAGCCCTCTTGTCAGCAGCATTGCAGTGAAGCGTCGTGGTGCAGTTCGCCGCGCGAAACTTTACTATCTGCGTGAGCGTTCTGGTAAGTCTGCACGTATTAAAGAAAAACTTAACTAA
- a CDS encoding HugZ family protein has protein sequence MREQAVFEARQLLRHSTVCVMSTLSKNLAGYPFGSVTPFMSDDEGRLVFYIAGIAQHSRNLTEDSRVCATIFDAAQSGDQNEHARVTIVGDAAPVPDEEAADLLLRYERHFPEAISYRQAHDFKLWRMEIKRVRYIAGFGQIFWLEADEWTQPAANWDLASEAHMVKHMNDDHQDANQLILKLVHNVNAAEVTMTTILNEGCYFRANDKPYYVPFEARCEDATAVRKALVRLTKAARAQFDEALES, from the coding sequence ATGCGTGAACAAGCTGTTTTTGAAGCGCGCCAGCTACTCAGACATTCTACCGTCTGTGTCATGTCGACACTCTCTAAAAATCTGGCGGGCTACCCGTTTGGCTCGGTCACACCGTTTATGAGTGACGATGAGGGTCGGCTGGTTTTTTACATCGCAGGCATTGCACAGCACTCGCGCAACCTGACGGAAGACAGCAGAGTTTGCGCGACAATTTTTGATGCTGCACAAAGTGGCGATCAAAATGAACATGCCCGTGTCACTATTGTCGGCGACGCCGCCCCGGTACCGGATGAGGAAGCAGCCGATCTACTACTGCGCTATGAGCGTCACTTTCCTGAAGCCATCAGCTACCGGCAAGCACATGACTTCAAATTATGGCGTATGGAAATTAAACGCGTGCGCTATATCGCAGGCTTTGGGCAGATTTTCTGGTTAGAAGCAGACGAATGGACACAGCCAGCTGCGAATTGGGATCTGGCTAGTGAAGCACATATGGTCAAGCATATGAATGACGACCATCAGGATGCCAATCAGTTGATCCTCAAGTTGGTGCATAATGTTAATGCCGCAGAGGTGACTATGACGACGATCCTCAATGAAGGCTGCTATTTCAGAGCCAATGACAAGCCTTATTACGTCCCCTTCGAAGCACGCTGTGAAGACGCTACGGCGGTGCGTAAAGCGCTGGTGCGCCTTACCAAAGCCGCCCGCGCACAATTTGATGAAGCCTTAGAAAGCTAA
- a CDS encoding heme/hemin ABC transporter substrate-binding protein — protein sequence MRKLVFLILILTISQPLLATQRIVVAGGSLTDIVFALGAGENVVAVDTSSTSPVDATKLPKVGYYRDLAAEGVLSQHPGLILALEGSGRPEVLTQLRSTGVQLNLYDKPKTISELFNLIGQLGRDLNRQSQAQRLITGLKKTLPVKAPATSLSALFILSAGDRGVTVAGPETVPDLLFGYTGIRNLATAPGYKPFNREAMLVSAPDFLVAPSHVVYSLGGPEQFCQQSALALLPAAQQCKLLVMDSLMSMGMTTRLPEAIAQLATYRENSAL from the coding sequence ATGCGTAAACTTGTATTCTTAATCTTAATACTGACAATCAGTCAGCCACTGCTTGCTACGCAACGGATCGTCGTCGCTGGCGGTTCATTGACAGACATCGTATTTGCTCTGGGTGCCGGAGAAAATGTCGTAGCTGTTGACACCTCCAGCACGTCACCAGTTGATGCAACTAAATTACCTAAAGTTGGTTATTACCGGGATCTGGCCGCTGAGGGCGTGCTGTCACAGCACCCCGGACTGATCCTGGCATTGGAAGGCAGTGGCCGACCCGAAGTATTAACACAGTTACGCAGCACCGGGGTACAGCTGAACCTGTATGACAAACCGAAAACTATCAGCGAACTGTTCAACCTGATAGGTCAGCTTGGCCGAGATCTGAACCGCCAAAGTCAGGCACAACGGCTGATCACCGGCCTCAAAAAAACCTTACCAGTCAAAGCACCAGCCACATCACTCAGTGCCCTGTTTATCCTGTCTGCCGGCGATCGGGGTGTGACCGTGGCAGGCCCAGAAACAGTACCCGACCTCTTATTTGGCTATACAGGGATACGTAACCTGGCAACAGCACCCGGATATAAGCCCTTTAATCGCGAAGCGATGCTGGTCAGCGCCCCTGATTTTCTGGTTGCACCCAGTCATGTTGTCTACAGCCTCGGTGGACCCGAACAATTTTGTCAGCAAAGTGCGCTGGCCTTGTTACCGGCCGCACAGCAATGCAAACTGCTGGTCATGGACTCACTGATGTCGATGGGAATGACGACTCGCCTGCCTGAGGCGATTGCACAACTTGCGACATATCGTGAAAACTCAGCGCTATGA
- a CDS encoding FecCD family ABC transporter permease, with translation MSQTFAILTARHHAVWLWLCGATLIALAWLSLSSGPVGWDWRIPLAVFLPDSAIQGISELHMTVVTQIRLPRLLLALLVGCVLACSGAASQALCRNPLADPSLMGVTGGAAVAAIAVIALSPKVAFIDETMVAPAAFLGALAITSLLYRIASHNGQIQITVLLLAGVAINAVAMALIGLFSFFADDTSLRLMTYWQMGALAGASWSAMQYGAPLILICVVMLFMRRKQINALMLGERDARHLGVNVRRLKNEVIFLVALGVGGAVAMSGMIGFIGLLVPHLARLLVGPDLRRMLPLSMLLGCVVLLIADWLARLVVAPSELPIGVITALFGSPFFVYLLIQQKRGSHA, from the coding sequence ATGAGTCAGACTTTTGCGATTTTAACTGCGCGTCATCACGCTGTCTGGCTGTGGTTATGCGGCGCCACACTCATTGCACTGGCCTGGCTGTCTCTCAGTAGTGGACCGGTTGGCTGGGACTGGCGCATCCCGCTGGCGGTCTTCCTCCCTGACTCGGCGATACAAGGGATCAGTGAATTACACATGACCGTCGTTACCCAAATCCGTCTGCCAAGGTTACTGCTGGCGTTGCTGGTAGGATGTGTCCTGGCCTGTAGTGGTGCAGCCAGTCAGGCGTTATGCCGCAATCCCCTGGCAGATCCGAGTTTGATGGGAGTCACCGGCGGTGCGGCTGTTGCAGCCATAGCAGTCATTGCACTGTCACCCAAGGTTGCTTTTATCGACGAAACAATGGTCGCACCGGCTGCCTTTCTGGGCGCCCTGGCTATCACTTCTTTGTTGTATCGTATAGCCAGTCATAATGGTCAGATCCAGATCACAGTATTACTGCTTGCCGGGGTGGCAATCAATGCCGTGGCCATGGCCCTGATAGGATTGTTCAGTTTTTTTGCCGATGACACGTCTTTGCGCCTGATGACATACTGGCAGATGGGTGCTCTGGCGGGAGCAAGCTGGTCTGCCATGCAATATGGTGCTCCCCTCATCCTTATTTGCGTCGTGATGCTATTCATGCGACGCAAGCAGATCAATGCCCTGATGCTGGGAGAACGGGATGCAAGGCACCTGGGTGTTAATGTCCGTCGGTTAAAAAACGAGGTGATTTTTCTGGTTGCGCTGGGCGTTGGTGGCGCCGTTGCCATGTCCGGCATGATTGGCTTTATTGGTTTGCTGGTACCTCACCTGGCACGCCTGCTGGTCGGCCCAGATCTGCGGCGTATGCTGCCTTTGAGCATGTTACTGGGCTGCGTAGTATTACTCATCGCAGACTGGCTGGCACGCCTGGTTGTTGCACCTTCAGAGCTGCCGATTGGTGTGATCACCGCCTTGTTTGGCAGTCCGTTTTTTGTCTATTTACTGATACAACAAAAGCGAGGTAGCCATGCTTGA
- the rpsP gene encoding 30S ribosomal protein S16 — protein MVTIRLQRGGAKKRPFYQIVVADSRFSRDGRFIEKVGFFNPIAAGQEEKLRLDLARVDHWVGQGAGLSDRVAKLVKDARKAA, from the coding sequence ATGGTAACTATTCGTTTGCAACGTGGCGGCGCTAAAAAGCGTCCATTCTATCAAATCGTGGTTGCGGATAGCCGTTTCTCGCGTGACGGTCGTTTCATCGAGAAAGTAGGTTTCTTTAACCCAATCGCTGCTGGTCAAGAAGAAAAACTTCGTCTAGACCTTGCCCGTGTTGATCACTGGGTAGGTCAAGGCGCTGGTCTTTCTGATCGCGTAGCTAAACTGGTTAAAGACGCTCGTAAAGCGGCTTAA
- a CDS encoding heme ABC transporter ATP-binding protein, with amino-acid sequence MLECRNLTVTRAGKLVLTDLSLTLEAGQFIVLLGENGAGKSTLLSAICDDIPYQGAILWHGEPLNKRDAFTLATERAVLLQHNRVNFAFNTTELIAMGRYPYQESTAEQARVVDELITQLALEELAGRDVTQLSGGEFQRTQFARCLAQLNAHDPATRNKLMLLDEPTSALDLHHQHRVLSTAQRFAQQGNTVIAVLHDLNLASLYADRILLLDQGQIRSDGTPQDVLRLDVLQPIYQTGMQINLHPGYNIPMIFSEPLTGAPNA; translated from the coding sequence ATGCTTGAATGTCGTAATCTGACTGTCACCCGTGCTGGCAAACTGGTACTAACAGACTTGTCGCTAACACTTGAAGCTGGCCAGTTCATCGTGCTATTGGGTGAGAATGGTGCCGGAAAATCGACTTTGCTCAGTGCAATTTGTGATGATATCCCCTACCAGGGTGCGATCTTATGGCATGGCGAACCACTCAACAAACGCGACGCATTCACACTGGCCACAGAACGCGCCGTGTTATTGCAGCATAACCGGGTCAATTTTGCTTTTAATACCACCGAGCTTATCGCCATGGGCCGCTACCCTTATCAAGAAAGCACAGCTGAACAGGCTCGAGTCGTTGATGAACTCATCACACAACTGGCACTAGAAGAGCTCGCCGGACGCGACGTTACCCAATTGTCCGGTGGCGAATTTCAACGTACCCAATTTGCCCGCTGTCTGGCGCAACTGAATGCACATGACCCGGCCACCCGTAACAAGCTGATGCTGCTGGATGAGCCCACTTCCGCACTCGATTTACACCATCAACACCGGGTGCTGAGTACCGCCCAACGCTTTGCCCAGCAGGGCAATACCGTGATTGCGGTATTGCATGATTTAAACCTGGCTTCGTTGTATGCTGACCGGATACTCTTGTTAGATCAAGGCCAGATCCGCAGTGACGGCACACCACAAGACGTACTCAGGCTGGATGTATTACAACCCATTTACCAAACAGGCATGCAGATTAACCTGCATCCCGGATATAATATACCTATGATATTCTCAGAACCGCTAACAGGAGCTCCCAATGCGTGA
- the rimM gene encoding ribosome maturation factor RimM (Essential for efficient processing of 16S rRNA), translated as MSQEKTSTIVVGKLGAPYGIKGWLKVHSFTDDPQGIFDFSPWLIGQQGKWQTLEVSDWRRHSKGFIAKFANINDRDEAMALTNAEISVDVEQLPELPEGEFYWRDLIGMTVVTTKGYNLGHVDDLMETGSNDVLVVKANKKDAFGQSERLIPFLTDSVVIEVKHEEREITVDWDPAF; from the coding sequence ATGAGTCAAGAAAAAACCTCGACAATCGTTGTTGGTAAACTTGGTGCTCCTTATGGCATCAAAGGTTGGCTTAAGGTGCATTCATTTACTGATGATCCCCAAGGGATCTTCGATTTCAGCCCATGGTTGATAGGTCAACAAGGTAAATGGCAAACCCTTGAAGTGAGCGACTGGCGTCGACACAGCAAGGGCTTTATCGCTAAGTTTGCGAACATCAACGACAGAGACGAAGCAATGGCATTGACCAATGCAGAAATCTCGGTAGATGTAGAGCAGCTTCCCGAATTACCAGAAGGGGAGTTTTATTGGCGAGATCTCATCGGTATGACAGTCGTTACGACAAAAGGGTATAACCTGGGTCATGTTGATGACTTGATGGAGACAGGGTCAAATGACGTTTTGGTTGTGAAAGCAAACAAAAAAGATGCATTTGGTCAGTCTGAGCGCTTAATCCCATTCCTGACAGATTCTGTTGTGATTGAGGTTAAGCACGAAGAACGAGAAATTACTGTAGACTGGGATCCGGCATTTTAA